In Schizosaccharomyces osmophilus chromosome 2, complete sequence, the following proteins share a genomic window:
- the pgp1 gene encoding mitochondrial tRNA N6-threonyl-carbamoyl-adenosine (t6A) Pgp1, which produces MYRWYRLRNQLHCGFNYKKVIPPCRNITSLAIETSCDDTSVAVVQKSSSESLPKIVCLNTHRTLSKNEKYGGIHPSVVIQEHQKNLAKVVYETINQSRSLGVSKYDLIAVTRGPGMMGPLAIGLNFAKGLAVGLDKPLLAVHHMQAHALTVQLESRVSFPFLSILVSGGHTILILSKSVVAHEILASTTDIAIGDYLDKCAKYLEIPWNNQMPAAALEKFAVPTLNDKSIDCNPPNPMSSGDKAHNPNFSFSGLESYARRIITSKTWATSEKKLLAYKLQEAAFKHICQKMTKAIESLDLSKVRFLVCSGGVARNSLLKKMLKEQLISLHKRELAPEMKLVYPSLELCSDNAAMIAYTGIRMFEEGYKSSLEVEPIRKWPINTIMDVEGWMHQ; this is translated from the exons ATGTATCGGTGGTACAGACTTAGGAATCAGTTACATTGTGGATTCAACTACAAAAAAGTGATACCACCATGTCGGAATATTACGTCCCTGGCGATTGAGACCTCCTGTGATGATACTTCGGTGGCCGT TGTCCAGAAATCTTCGAGTGAgtctttaccaaaaattgTTTGCCTCAATACTCATCGAacactttcaaaaaatgaaaaatacgGGGGAATACACCCATCAGTTGTCATTCAAGAACACCAAAAGAACTTGGCGAAAGTTGTTTACGAAACGATAAATCAGTCTCGATCACTAGGCGTCTCGAAATATGACCTTATAGCTGTCACCCGTGGCCCTGGCATGATGGGACCTTTAGCTATCGGGTTAAATTTTGCCAAGGGTTTAGCTGTTGGCCTTGATAAACCCCTTTTGGCTGTACATCACATG CAAGCACATGCATTGACAGTGCAATTGGAGTCTCGAGTCTCATTCCCCTTTTTATCCATTTTAGTTTCTGGGGGCCATACTATTCTAATATTATCTAAGTCGGTAGTCGCTCATGAAATTTTGGCATCAACAACCGACATAGCTATTGGTGATTATCTTGATAAATGCGCCAAGTATTTAGAAATTCCTTGGAATAATCAAATGCCAGCTGCAGCACTTGAAAAGTTTGCTGTTCCCACTTTAAACGATAAGAGTATCGACTGTAACCCACCGAATCCCATGAGTAGTGGAGATAAGGCACATAATCctaatttttccttttctggATTGGAATCTTATGCTCGAAGGATCATCACGTCAAAGACATGGGCTACCtcagaaaagaaacttcTGGCTTATAAGCTTCAGGAAGCTGCCTTTAAGCACATTTGCCAGAAGATGACAAAGGCTATTGAATCCCTTGATCTATCAAAAGTGCGTTTCTTAGTTTGTAGTGGAGGTGTTGCCAGAAACTcccttttgaagaaaatgctGAAAGAGCAACTAATTTCACTTCATAAAAGAGAATTGGCTCCTGAAATGAAGCTTGTTTACCCTTCTTTGGAACTTTGTAGTGACAATGCCGCTATGATTGCTTACACGGGAATAAGAatgtttgaagaaggaTATAAATCCTCTCTTGAAGTGGAACCAATTAGAAAATGGCCTATAAATACAATAATGGACGTGGAAGGTTGGATGCATCAATAA
- the pdx1 gene encoding pyruvate dehydrogenase protein x component, Pdx1, translated as MLRHCFFQLPKRQVLWQCSHGKFFHNTAFSNAINNFCMPALSPTMEEGSIAKWILKEGDTFKAGDAILEVETDKATMDVEAQDDGILAKILINPGTKIAVGKEIGILAEEGDDLSKIKLPEVSSTPEKVTNLKPSLEPSSSSSSSSSQNTPLLPSVAHLLHLHKIQDPSVIAATGPRGRLLKGDVLAFVGEIKKDAPKSTQKAIQKLEKLDLSKMEAKPMVTEQKPEAVPEKPRFDIVETSLSLASLINITKVTKENTEELPEKIRNIVSSAISESLASSEIPDLFQDPVENAYETLLGLPSSKTSDLPNAQCITGEGSIDNVADFLCKSSIILPAQLSDSLTLSFVRPNPLLEGKTTLDGVYDYLLGPVQEQNIYNPSHSKNEEVVLKISSNARVDSQRAVSFMNKVKRNLEAASLN; from the exons ATGCTAAGacattgcttttttcaattgcCTAAAAGGCAGGTCTTGTGGCAGTGTAGTCATGGAAAAT TTTTTCATAATACAGCTTTCTCAAATGCTATAAATAACTTTTGCATGCCTGCGTTGTCACCTACGATGGAAGAGGGAAGCATTGCAAAATGGATTTTAAAAGAGG GAGATACTTTTAAGGCTGGCGATGCTATTTTAGAGGTTGAAACCG ACAAGGCTACGATGGACGTTGAGGCACAAGACGATGGCATTCTAGCAAAAATATTAATCAATCCTGGTACTAAAATTGCCGTCGGTAAAGAAATTGGTATTCTTGCTGAGGAAGGAGATGATTTATCTAAAATCAAGCTTCCTGAGGTTTCAAGCACACCCGAGAAAGTCACGAATTTGAAGCCATCATTGGAACCtagttcttcttcttcttcttcctcttcccAAAACACCCCTTTGCTTCCTTCCGTTGCACACTTATTGCATCTACACAAAATCCAGGATCCATCGGTTATTGCTGCCACCGGTCCTCGTGGTCGTTTGCTTAAAGGCGATGTTTTGGCTTTTGTTGGTGAAATTAAGAAGGATGCACCAAAATCCACACAGAAAGCTATCCAGAAGCTTGAAAAGCTTGATTTATCCAAAATGGAAGCTAAACCTATGGTCACAGAACAAAAGCCAGAAGCTGTTCCTGAAAAACCTCGTTTCGATATCGTCGAGACGAGTCTATCTTTGGCCAGTTTAATCAATATTACTAAAGtcacaaaagaaaatactg AAGAACTTCCAGAAAAGATTAGAAACATTGTATCGTCAGCTATTTCTGAATCTTTGGCTTCATCCGAAATCCCAGACTTATTCCAAGATCCCGTAGAGAACGCTTATGAAACTTTATTAGGATTGCCTTCCTCAAAAACAAGTGATTTGCCAAATGCTCAGTGTATTACTGGGGAAGGATCAATTGATAATGTCGctgattttctttgcaaatCTTCTATAAT TTTACCAGCTCAATTATCTGACAGCTTGACATTATCGTTCGTCCGTCCAAATCCATTATTGGAAGGAAAGACAACGCTTGATGGTGTCTACGACTATCTATTGGGACCTGTTCAGGaacaaaatatatataatcCATCTCATTcgaaaaatgaagaggTCGTCTTGAAAATATCATCCAATGCTCGCGTTGATAGCCAACGGGCCGTTTCGTTTATGAACAAAGTTAAAAGGAATTTGGAGGCTGCTTCTCTTAATTGA